From the Gaiellales bacterium genome, one window contains:
- a CDS encoding uracil-DNA glycosylase family protein: MIPTAFSRWGWHPMTIDFDPGYGDEPWAGLCRSYPGGDVYPASDFRVEWGPLFHRGRLDRSARVLLIGQDPAQHEAITRRILVGEAGQRTQGFLAKLGITRSYVMVNTYLYSVYGQGGANAHISDQAISDYRQAWLNALVGANQLEAIVTLGSLADTAYHHWLPHAPSGTSSIPYRHITHPTAPNSGAAAGGNYNALVQAMLANWNTALQALHPKISHPDVVTPLHLYGTAFQSGDDVEIPAADMPAGLPEWMRSLENWADRSGSNSESKRATIV, translated from the coding sequence GTGATCCCGACAGCGTTCTCGCGGTGGGGGTGGCATCCGATGACGATCGACTTCGATCCCGGCTATGGCGACGAGCCGTGGGCCGGGCTGTGCCGCAGCTATCCCGGCGGGGACGTGTATCCCGCGTCGGACTTCCGGGTCGAGTGGGGCCCGCTCTTCCACCGCGGCCGCCTCGACCGCAGCGCCCGCGTGCTGCTGATCGGACAGGACCCGGCCCAGCACGAGGCGATCACGCGCCGGATCCTCGTCGGCGAGGCCGGCCAGCGCACCCAGGGCTTCCTGGCCAAGCTCGGGATCACCCGAAGCTACGTGATGGTGAACACCTACCTCTACAGCGTCTACGGCCAGGGCGGGGCCAACGCCCACATCTCCGACCAGGCGATCTCGGATTACCGCCAGGCCTGGCTGAACGCCCTCGTCGGCGCCAACCAACTCGAGGCGATCGTGACCCTCGGATCGCTCGCGGACACGGCCTACCACCACTGGCTGCCCCACGCCCCTTCCGGGACGTCCTCGATCCCCTACCGGCACATCACCCATCCGACCGCGCCCAACTCCGGCGCGGCGGCCGGGGGCAACTACAACGCGCTCGTGCAGGCGATGCTCGCCAACTGGAATACCGCCCTCCAGGCGCTCCACCCGAAGATCAGCCACCCCGACGTGGTGACGCCACTCCACCTCTACGGCACGGCGTTCCAGTCGGGCGACGACGTCGAGATCCCCGCCGCCGACATGCCCGCCGGCCTCCCGGAGTGGATGCGCAGCCTGGAGAACTGGGCCGACCGCTCGGGCAGCAACAGCGAGAGCAAGCGGGCCACGATCGT